A window from Oreochromis aureus strain Israel breed Guangdong linkage group 16, ZZ_aureus, whole genome shotgun sequence encodes these proteins:
- the ankrd50l gene encoding ankyrin repeat domain-containing protein 50, protein MSEPQEQMSSSGFGSSSSLLRGRHFYCREWALDKLRRCLDAHSGPGQAPGVLVTGGPGAGKTALCTEVVSPTSKAGLAVGLAQRCLAAHFCQREDQRSTVLWRFVLGLVEQLRASPLLSPGYEELLNSPSVSSALEPLTCQRDPNETFKRAVLEPLSDLPPPAQTLMVVIDSLDIEYGPREGVRKSGSIAELLASSQHLLPSWLLLVCSVRRQNKALCKMFSSFRKLCLDDLRKPPAVRDVQQYILCRLDKEAALRRQLTPDTADMLNLLHIKSGGCFLFLERVLDGVAASLVGLREIRDIPGTLNGLYLWLCQRLFPRGRFIYIRPLLNALLAAPRPLTLQQLFTAVWTQDTLLSLQDFENKLQTLSALLIDGPGGTKLLFHASFTEWLTDVKYCTQKYLCSRTEGHSMLASSLTLQGPNLDVEQTCQLATHLICSGHHKDKPAFLALWMLWAGVRALNPTCSKALATCLAQLPVSVSQEVAQLLMRSGLVSPTFFSGADPSHAMHSVGEEGIGVQQTLERETSIKNLLASGMSVNQPGSTDGQTLLASAAHEGSANLAKLLLSHGSDPLISDHQGQTPLTLASRQGHVKVLSELLEWAKSQDPKTAVQMMEHVDNEGWTALRSAAWGGHAEAVRLLLDAGADVDGCDSEGRTALRAAAWGGHDEIVLTLLDYGAQVDKADSKDRTPLIAAAYMGHHEAVAILLDHNARVDLADGDGRTALSVAALCVPTAAGVKGFGEVASLLLERGADPGHRDHDGMTPLLLASYEGHEDVVELLLEAGADVDETAGPDGSVPAAAAVTPLLAAAAMGHMKTVSRLLFWGAAVDAIDCEGRTALCLAAARGSVEVVRTLLDRGLDENHKDDLGWTPLHAAACEGHRAVCAVLTEEGSMARVGEMDIEGRTPLILAAQEGHWSTAKLLLDRRSPIDHRAYDGHSALSAALLEGHADVAELLMKRGADTDVRDAEGRPLLYLLVLEGRLDMATLLIEKGGVPLESRDSEGRTALHVASWQGCVEIVDLLLRHGANPNAQDAEGRPPIHSVAWTGHAKVGHRLLEASGININLACHQGATALSIAAQEGHANIVAMLLERGSNPNHMDKYGRSPVKVAGKHGHYNIVRMLESYGAKPYLGVLPNSSTVSPSKSNMIPSLGISESSGGEVTVATSSSSVSSPGSTAERFHSMQSSQTSSTCHSLATVQTVPADSLSFIQQIQQHSLPRSRSRNSTLPPPGGSGIGSLHGSSKRQPKGSPPPTVCTVTAMVHNYDLPQKGLSSGLEYHDKINKQSSNLIKTERTNYTGGKWNSVMASLGIMPGQDQPLGAKNRETPPLGYPYRLQSPLQEQTWDSKPQKNILSPVCYSFSPVPPCSALPDDVMVTMTTTDPQLNLKRAIKLQFEGPTSVALHKRETPL, encoded by the exons ATGTCAGAACCCCAGGaacaaatgagcagcagtggaTTTGGCAGCAGCTCCAGCTTGCTCCGGGGCCGGCATTTTTATTGCCGGGAATGGGCCCTGGACAAGCTGCGTCGCTGCCTGGACGCCCACTCAGGGCCCGGGCAAGCTCCAGGGGTCCTGGTAACGGGGGGACCTGGTGCCGGGAAGACAGCTCTGTGCACCGAGGTGGTGTCCCCCACCTCAAAGGCAGGGCTGGCGGTTGGGTTGGCACAGCGTTGCCTTGCGGCCCACTTCTGCCAGAGGGAGGACCAGAGGAGTACAGTGCTGTGGAGGTTCGTCCTGGGCTTGGTGGAACAGCTGAGggcctctcctctcctctctccaggGTACGAAGAGCTCCTCAACAGCCCATCTGTATCCTCTGCCCTGGAGCCTCTCACGTGTCAAAGAGACCCTAATGAGACCTTCAAGAG AGCAGTGTTGGAACCCCTGTCGGaccttcctcctcctgcccAGACTCTGATGGTGGTTATAGACTCCCTGGACATAGAATATGGACCAAGGGAAGGAGTTAGGAAGAGTGGCTCCATTGCAGAGCTTTTAGCCTCCAGTCAACACCTGCTGCCCAGCTGGTTGCTGCTCGTCTGCTCGGTCCGCCGCCAAAACAAGGCCCTGTGCAAGATGTTCTCAA GTTTTCGTAAACTCTGTCTGGATGATCTGCGGAAGCCTCCAGCAGTCCGTGACGTACAGCAGTACATCCTCTGTCGGCTGGATAAAGAAGCAGCGCTTCGTCGACAGCTCACCCCTGATACCGCCGATATGCTGAATCTTCTGCACATCAAAAGCGGTGgctgctttctctttcttgAGCGTGTTCTGGACGGTGTGGCAGCTTCGCTGGTGGGTCTGCGAGAGATCCGGGACATCCCCGGGACTCTCAACGGACTCTACCTCTGGCTGTGCCAGAGATTGTTCCCCCGAGGGCGCTTCATCTACATAAGGCCTCTCCTCAATGCCCTCTTGGCTGCCCCGAGGCCCCTAACACTCCAGCAGCTATTCACGGCAGTCTGGACTCAGGACACCTTATTAAGTcttcaggactttgagaacaaACTCCAAACCCTCTCTGCGCTCCTAATCGATGGACCCGGAGGCACCAAACTACTTTTTCATGCAAGCTTTACAGAGTGGCTGACAGATGTCAAGTACTGCACACAGAAATATCTGTGTAGCAGAACAGAAGGTCATAGCATGCTTGCATCATCTCTGACTCTACAGGGACCTAACCTGGACGTTGAGCAAACTTGCCAACTAGCCACACACTTAATTTGCTCAGGGCACCATAAAGATAAACCTGCATTTTTGGCACTGTGGATGCTGTGGGCAGGTGTACGTGCTCTTAACCCCACCTGCAGTAAAGCACTTGCAACATGCTTAGctcagcttcctgtttcagtgAGTCAGGAAGTTGCTCAATTGCTGATGAGAAGTGGACTCGTCTCTCCAACCTTTTTTTCTGGAGCAGACCCAAGTCATGCAATGCATAGTGTAGGTGAAGAAGGAATTGGTGTGCAACAGACGCTTGAAAGGGAGACATCTATAAAGAACCTGCTTGCCAGTGGCATGTCTGTAAACCAGCCTGGTTCTACAGATGGACAGACTCTGCTTGCTAGTGCAGCCCACGAGGGTTCTGCAAATTTAGCTAAACTTCTCCTCTCACATGGCTCTGATCCACTGATCAGTGATCATCAGGGTCAAACGCCACTGACTTTAGCCTCCAGGCAGGGTCATGTCAAAGTGTTGTCTGAACTCCTGGAGTGGGCCAAGAGCCAAGACCCAAAAACTGCAGTACAGATGATGGAGCATGTTGACAATGAAGGATGGACAGCGTTGCGCTCCGCAGCTTGGGGTGGACATGCTGAGGCTGTCCGTCTACTGCTGGATGCAGGAGCAGATGTAGATGGATGTGACAGCGAGGGCCGGACTGCTCTCAGAGCTGCTGCGTGGGGCGGTCATGATGAAATTGTTCTCACACTACTGGACTATGGGGCTCAGGTTGACAAAGCTGATAGCAAGGACCGCACGCCACTTATCGCAGCTGCCTATATGGGACATCATGAAGCAGTGGCAATATTGTTGGACCACAATGCACGAGTTGATTTGGCTGACGGAGATGGGCGCACTGCTCTGTCAGTTGCAGCCCTCTGTGTCCCTACAGCAGCAGGGGTCAAAGGTTTTGGAGAGGTAGCAAGTCTGTTACTGGAGCGTGGAGCTGATCCAGGGCACAGAGACCATGATGGAATGACACCGCTTCTTCTTGCATCCTATGAGGGCCATGAAGATGTAGTCGAGCTTTTGTTGGAAGCTGGTGCTGACGTAGATGAAACTGCTGGACCTGACGGCAGtgtgcctgctgctgctgctgttactCCCCTcctggcagcagcagcaatgggaCACATGAAGACCGTGTCACGGCTGCTTTTCTGGGGAGCGGCCGTGGATGCCATTGATTGTGAAGGCAGAACGGCACTATGTCTAGCAGCAGCCAGAGGGAGCGTTGAGGTTGTCCGTACATTGCTGGACCGAGGCCTGGATGAGAACCATAAAGATGATCTTGGCTGGACTCCATTGCACGCTGCTGCGTGTGAAGGACATCGTGCAGTTTGTGCCGTTTTGACAGAAGAAGGCAGCATGGCACGAGTTGGAGAGATGGACATCGAGGGACGCACTCCCCTTATACTAGCTGCCCAAGAAGGTCATTGGAGCACTGCCAAACTACTATTAGACAGACGGTCCCCCATTGACCACAGAGCCTATGATGGGCATTCTGCCTTGAGTGCTGCTCTCCTGGAGGGCCATGCTGATGTTGCAGAGCTGCTTATGAAGCGAGGGGCTGATACTGATGTCCGGGATGCAGAAGGGCGTCCTTTGCTCTACCTACTAGTATTGGAGGGTCGCCTTGATATGGCTACTCTCCTAATTGAAAAAGGGGGTGTTCCTCTGGAGTCTAGAGACTCTGAGGGCCGTACAGCGCTTCATGTGGCTTCCTGGCAAGGATGTGTAGAGATTGTAGACCTACTTTTAAGACACGGGGCGAACCCCAATGCACAGGATGCAGAAGGGAGACCACCAATACATTCAGTGGCTTGGACAGGACACGCTAAAGTAGGACATCGCCTCCTAGAAGCCAGTGGCATCAATATAAACCTTGCTTGCCATCAGGGGGCAACAGCTCTGAGCATCGCTGCCCAGGAGGGACATGCTAACATCGTTGCAATGCTTCTAGAAAGAGGCTCAAATCCCAATCACATGGATAAATATGGCCGCAGTCCGGTCAAAGTGGCTGGGAAACATGGACACTATAACATTGTCAGGATGTTGGAGAGCTATGGAGCCAAGCCATATCTAGGTGTGTTGCCTAACTCTAGTACTGTATCCCCTTCAAAATCCAACATGATCCCGTCTTTAGGAATCTCAGAAAGTAGTGGAGGTGAAGTAACTGTTGCAACCTCGTCGTCCTCAGTTTCTTCTCCAGGCTCCACTGCAGAACGATTCCACTCCATGCAGAGCTCCCAAACCTCATCGACCTGCCACTCACTGGCCACGGTGCAGACGGTGCCAGCTGACAGCCTCAGCTTTATACAGCAAATCCAACAGCACTCACTGCCCCGCAGTCGTAGCCGTAATTCCACCCTCCCTCCACCAGGGGGCTCAGGCATAGGCAGTCTCCACGGAAGCAGTAAGAGGCAACCCAAAGGCAGCCCTCCCCCTACTGTGTGCACAGTCACTGCCATGGTGCATAATTATGATTTGCCTCAGAAAGGCCTATCATCTGGACTTGAATATCatgacaaaataaacaaacaaagctcaaatttaataaaaacagagaggacTAATTACACAGGTGGTAAATGGAACTCTGTAATGGCTTCACTTGGGATAATGCCAGGACAGGACCAACCGCTAGGTGCTAAAAACCGAGAGACCCCTCCTCTCGGATACCCGTACAGGCTTCAGAGCCCACTTCAAGAGCAAACTTGGGATTCTAAACCCCAGAAGAACATTTTGTCACCGGTTTGCTACAGCTTTTCCCCCGTCCCACCTTGTAGTGCCTTGCCAGATGATGTAATGGTCACTATGACAACCACAGACCCACAGCTTAATCTCAAACGGGCCATCAAACTGCAATTTGAGGGTCCCACCAGTGTAGCCTTACACAAGAGAGAGACGCCTCTGTGA